In one window of Chryseobacterium sp. JV274 DNA:
- a CDS encoding DUF3857 domain-containing protein, producing MKKLIVLVLCSANAIMINAQKKYEFLNPPKFNDADLSKAKSLLDENAPAEILYKSAYFMVDANTGNLHKRYYYRVKIYDKDKAEDWLNLEIPIYNVGTNRESLGKFKAFTYNLENGNTVPVKVEKSSQYRSKENKYVTLTKFAFPSVKNGSVLEYQYEIVSPFRFMIPEVLIESDTPSLNTEYVFDTPINMSYNVNYTGGLSPKYREMEERNLYGAQYKTFRFAYENLKGFKTEKFVRNDRNFRTKISAELNSTNFGELKLYSSSWDQIGKRLYESDDFGGELKRTKLAKENMPAGVSEMKTDLEKANAIFSYVQKTFTWNKDKGIYTEDGIKKLLETKVGNAAEINLFLVMMLREAGLKADPLVISTVENGLINLVSPNISNMNFVLAAINIDKQLHIYDATSKQSSLDEIPLKNWNQYGILVTKEKALQIQMSNVKSSNTFLTVNGKINDDGSISGTYSDRDTGAYAMYVKDSYDDNAEKYKKQYKENFSMDFTDINSKVLENGDFESSMKFSSMNLIDRVGKKMIINPMLFLNKSSNEFDQTEVRQYPIDFGSPITKVKKITLEIPEGYVIEEMPKEKRIVTEDKEIAYTYSVEQKGNKLEVTTTTKVSSSDYPKEYYPAFKQIWGVASKFENQVISLVKK from the coding sequence ATGAAAAAACTAATAGTATTGGTCCTTTGCTCTGCCAATGCAATAATGATTAATGCTCAGAAGAAATACGAATTTCTGAATCCTCCGAAATTTAACGATGCAGATTTGTCTAAAGCTAAATCTTTATTAGATGAAAATGCTCCTGCTGAAATTTTGTATAAATCTGCTTATTTTATGGTGGATGCAAACACAGGAAATCTGCATAAAAGATATTATTATAGAGTTAAGATTTATGATAAAGATAAGGCTGAAGACTGGCTGAATCTTGAAATCCCTATTTATAATGTTGGAACCAACAGAGAATCATTGGGTAAGTTCAAGGCTTTTACATACAATCTTGAAAACGGAAACACAGTTCCGGTGAAAGTGGAAAAAAGTTCACAATATAGAAGTAAGGAGAATAAATATGTTACCCTGACAAAATTTGCTTTTCCGAGTGTAAAAAATGGATCAGTCTTAGAATATCAGTATGAAATTGTATCTCCGTTCCGATTTATGATTCCAGAGGTATTGATAGAATCTGATACTCCTTCACTGAATACAGAATATGTTTTTGATACTCCTATCAATATGTCTTACAATGTAAACTATACTGGAGGGCTTTCACCTAAATACAGGGAAATGGAGGAAAGGAATCTGTACGGTGCCCAATACAAAACCTTTAGATTTGCTTATGAAAACCTGAAAGGCTTTAAAACTGAAAAATTTGTAAGAAATGACAGGAACTTCAGAACGAAAATCAGTGCAGAGCTCAACTCTACTAATTTCGGTGAGCTTAAACTCTATTCATCATCATGGGATCAGATTGGGAAAAGACTTTATGAAAGTGACGATTTTGGAGGAGAACTGAAAAGAACAAAACTGGCAAAAGAAAACATGCCGGCAGGAGTTTCAGAAATGAAAACCGATCTTGAAAAGGCAAATGCTATTTTTTCATATGTTCAGAAAACTTTTACCTGGAATAAAGATAAAGGAATTTATACAGAAGATGGTATCAAAAAATTGTTGGAAACTAAAGTTGGAAATGCAGCAGAAATCAACCTTTTTCTGGTAATGATGCTTCGCGAAGCCGGGCTTAAGGCTGATCCGCTGGTAATTTCTACCGTGGAAAACGGATTGATTAATCTGGTGTCTCCCAATATTTCCAATATGAATTTTGTATTGGCTGCGATCAATATTGATAAGCAACTGCATATTTATGATGCTACCTCAAAGCAATCCTCTCTGGATGAAATTCCTCTTAAAAACTGGAATCAATATGGGATTTTGGTAACTAAAGAAAAGGCTCTGCAGATTCAAATGTCCAATGTGAAATCAAGCAATACTTTCCTTACAGTCAATGGTAAGATTAATGATGACGGAAGTATTTCCGGAACCTATTCAGACAGAGATACAGGTGCCTATGCCATGTATGTGAAAGACAGCTATGATGATAATGCAGAAAAATATAAAAAGCAGTATAAAGAAAACTTTTCTATGGACTTTACGGATATTAATTCAAAAGTGTTGGAAAATGGAGATTTTGAAAGCAGCATGAAATTCTCTTCAATGAACCTTATTGACAGAGTAGGAAAGAAAATGATCATCAATCCGATGCTATTTTTAAACAAAAGTTCCAATGAGTTTGACCAAACGGAAGTCAGACAGTATCCCATCGATTTTGGATCGCCTATCACCAAAGTGAAAAAAATCACTCTTGAAATTCCTGAAGGTTATGTAATTGAGGAAATGCCTAAAGAAAAAAGGATCGTTACCGAAGATAAAGAAATAGCCTATACCTATTCTGTAGAACAAAAAGGAAATAAGCTGGAAGTGACTACCACAACGAAAGTTAGCAGTTCAGATTATCCGAAAGAATATTATCCTGCATTTAAACAAATCTGGGGAGTAGCATCTAAGTTTGAAAATCAGGTAATAAGCCTTGTTAAAAAGTAA
- a CDS encoding RsiV family protein produces the protein MKNTIAVIALSSFLAVTACKKNEKAGPVEKTENKTTEGFVVDSVKVNDSTKITDSLKVSYTSKLLVFPSLKDKKLLDSIYFQNEKIKDFSKAGLQAYLDKEKNDYFSSMKNDNKDWVSDVTYAQNWYSSSHMNLISNANNYMHIQYVGSGYEGGAHDNYGFSERVFDLKNSKKLELKDITSMPKNKIEAILMKNIDKINSGTMDGDGEVKNSEMLLVEKIPASDNFYFDDKNLYFHYSPYEIAAFAAGDITIPVSWEDLKGTLNAEFKERMKIK, from the coding sequence ATGAAAAATACGATTGCTGTTATAGCATTATCTTCTTTCTTAGCAGTGACTGCCTGTAAAAAAAATGAAAAGGCAGGGCCAGTAGAAAAAACTGAAAATAAAACCACTGAAGGATTTGTGGTAGACTCTGTGAAAGTGAATGATTCTACAAAGATTACAGACTCTTTAAAAGTGAGCTACACTTCAAAACTGTTGGTTTTTCCATCATTGAAAGATAAAAAGCTATTAGACAGTATCTATTTCCAGAATGAAAAAATCAAAGACTTTTCCAAAGCAGGCCTTCAGGCTTATCTTGATAAAGAAAAGAATGATTATTTCAGTTCTATGAAAAATGATAATAAAGATTGGGTTTCAGATGTTACCTATGCTCAGAATTGGTATTCAAGCTCACATATGAATCTGATTTCCAATGCAAACAATTATATGCATATTCAGTATGTAGGAAGCGGATATGAAGGGGGGGCACATGATAATTATGGTTTTTCAGAAAGAGTTTTTGATCTTAAAAACAGTAAAAAATTAGAACTGAAAGATATTACTTCAATGCCTAAGAATAAAATTGAAGCAATTCTGATGAAAAATATCGACAAAATCAACAGTGGAACAATGGATGGTGACGGAGAAGTGAAAAACTCGGAAATGCTGCTAGTTGAGAAAATTCCAGCATCCGATAACTTCTATTTTGATGATAAAAATCTGTATTTCCATTACAGCCCTTACGAAATTGCCGCTTTTGCAGCAGGAGATATCACCATTCCTGTTTCATGGGAAGACCTTAAAGGAACCTTAAATGCAGAATTTAAAGAAAGAATGAAAATTAAGTAA
- a CDS encoding cytochrome d ubiquinol oxidase subunit II has product MIYVVIGFLWLSICLYIILGGADFGAGIVELFTNKKARHKTHEIMYESIAPVWEANHMWLIIAIVILFVGFPEIYTTMSTYLHIPLVLMLVGIIARGTAFTFRHYDAVKDNWQVLYTQIFYYASLLTPFFLGLIAAATVSHSINPDAVTFVDLYIFSWLNWFGVSVGLFTVALCAYLASIFSLRETRDKVDLLLMIRKSKQTTIFVVITGILVFVTAYISDIPLLMWVFSKPLGIMAIAFATIALLLILRALNRQKLLPVRALAGFQMVMILVAATYQHNPNIILLGNGQHLSLLEHMAPEKTIAALGWALMLGSLFILPFLFYLMASFSKLRK; this is encoded by the coding sequence ATGATCTACGTTGTTATAGGTTTTCTCTGGCTTTCCATCTGTCTTTATATTATTCTGGGAGGGGCAGATTTCGGAGCTGGTATTGTAGAACTTTTCACCAATAAAAAAGCCAGACATAAGACTCATGAAATCATGTATGAGTCTATTGCTCCTGTATGGGAAGCCAATCATATGTGGCTGATCATCGCGATTGTAATTCTTTTTGTAGGATTCCCCGAAATCTATACCACGATGTCTACCTATCTTCATATTCCTTTGGTATTGATGCTTGTAGGTATTATTGCAAGAGGAACAGCATTTACCTTCAGACATTATGATGCCGTGAAAGATAACTGGCAGGTTTTATATACCCAGATTTTCTACTATGCGAGTCTTTTAACGCCTTTCTTTTTAGGCTTAATTGCCGCTGCAACGGTTTCCCACTCTATCAATCCTGATGCAGTAACTTTTGTGGATTTATATATTTTCAGCTGGCTGAACTGGTTTGGAGTTTCTGTAGGCCTGTTCACTGTTGCATTGTGTGCCTATCTTGCTTCTATCTTTTCATTAAGAGAAACCCGTGATAAAGTGGACCTCTTACTGATGATAAGAAAGTCCAAGCAGACCACGATCTTTGTGGTGATTACGGGAATATTGGTATTTGTGACCGCGTATATTTCAGATATTCCCCTTTTAATGTGGGTATTTTCCAAGCCTTTGGGAATTATGGCGATCGCTTTTGCTACCATTGCCTTATTGCTTATTTTAAGAGCGCTGAACCGACAAAAACTGCTTCCGGTACGTGCTTTGGCAGGATTTCAAATGGTCATGATTTTAGTAGCTGCAACGTATCAGCATAATCCGAATATTATTTTATTAGGAAACGGACAGCATCTTTCATTATTGGAACATATGGCTCCCGAAAAAACCATTGCCGCACTGGGATGGGCTTTGATGCTCGGCTCTTTATTTATTCTTCCGTTTTTATTTTATCTGATGGCTTCTTTCAGTAAGCTGAGAAAATAG
- a CDS encoding DUF3857 domain-containing protein, with protein MMKILVLGAFSVASLYFAQSYPASAIPENLKKNANAVIRKDFTTAQINKVDQIKYQHNTVTTVLNKDGNDQATAYIPYDKQRRISNIKVTIYDEAGKKIKSVSKSDFQDIANNPQGIFYSDNRVLVYSYTPAQYPYTVDFSYETDDENTVFIPDFVPFTSIKTSLEEAQFKIINTSGIELRSKVYPSKYNYASVIESGSANDKTYSYKNVPAIDDAFMIPQPVKILPAVNFALAKFSLAGKQGTLNNWTDFGTWIYNDLLIPVSASTPSIKAEVASLQLQGSVEDKVKKIYQYMQNKSRYIAVALGIGGWQPMMPDEVQKKGYGDCKGLTNYMKVLLNEAGIPSNYCIITSGRSQVSFDPEFPSMGGNHVILMVPTEKGNIWLENTSQQMAFNHLSYSTTDRNVLAITPKGIELINTPVYKAEQNKEKQVLKINLNEDNSITGAGNFFYTGNQYDYNLRFVNLNPKEKNDAVKANFDILNFEKVEMKNFTNDRDKAVITYDLDFKTNNFSKKAGNSLLFRSVPIFSDVVYKTDENRELPFEVNMSFEDEYEIAFILPMGYKIDETPDNSNITSEFGSYKLSFVKNDNQIKVTRKMQINKGLYPKEKYNDYINFRKKILNMDNSKILITKI; from the coding sequence ATGATGAAAATATTAGTTCTTGGGGCGTTCTCTGTTGCCTCATTATATTTTGCACAAAGCTATCCTGCTTCTGCTATTCCTGAGAATTTAAAGAAAAATGCTAATGCTGTTATACGAAAAGATTTTACAACGGCTCAAATCAATAAAGTTGATCAGATAAAATATCAGCATAATACAGTTACTACAGTTTTAAACAAAGACGGTAATGATCAGGCTACAGCCTATATTCCTTATGATAAGCAAAGACGTATTTCAAATATAAAAGTAACCATTTATGATGAAGCCGGAAAAAAGATTAAAAGTGTTTCAAAGTCTGATTTTCAGGATATAGCAAACAATCCTCAGGGGATCTTTTATTCTGATAACAGAGTCTTGGTATATTCGTATACACCGGCTCAGTATCCTTATACCGTTGACTTTTCTTATGAAACTGATGACGAAAACACAGTTTTCATCCCTGATTTTGTGCCATTTACTTCTATCAAAACATCACTGGAAGAAGCACAGTTTAAAATCATTAATACTTCAGGAATTGAACTTCGCTCTAAGGTCTACCCATCAAAATACAATTATGCTTCTGTTATAGAAAGCGGCAGTGCAAATGATAAAACCTATTCATATAAAAACGTACCTGCTATAGACGATGCTTTTATGATACCGCAGCCTGTTAAAATCTTGCCTGCAGTAAACTTTGCATTGGCAAAATTCAGTTTGGCAGGAAAACAGGGGACTTTAAATAACTGGACAGATTTCGGAACCTGGATTTATAATGATCTTCTGATACCCGTTTCAGCTTCTACTCCTTCAATCAAGGCTGAAGTGGCATCTTTACAACTCCAGGGATCTGTGGAAGATAAGGTGAAGAAAATTTATCAGTACATGCAGAACAAAAGCAGATATATTGCTGTGGCTTTAGGAATAGGCGGCTGGCAGCCTATGATGCCGGATGAGGTTCAGAAAAAAGGCTATGGAGACTGTAAGGGACTTACGAATTATATGAAAGTTCTTCTGAATGAAGCAGGGATTCCTTCCAATTATTGTATCATTACTTCCGGCCGTTCTCAGGTTTCCTTTGATCCTGAATTTCCTTCTATGGGTGGTAACCACGTTATCCTGATGGTTCCGACTGAAAAAGGAAATATCTGGCTTGAAAACACTTCACAACAGATGGCTTTTAACCATTTGAGCTACAGTACAACGGATAGAAATGTACTGGCAATAACTCCAAAAGGAATCGAATTAATCAATACGCCTGTGTATAAAGCCGAACAAAATAAGGAAAAACAGGTGTTGAAAATTAACCTTAACGAGGATAACAGTATTACTGGGGCAGGCAATTTTTTCTACACGGGAAATCAATATGATTATAATTTAAGGTTCGTAAATCTCAATCCAAAAGAGAAAAATGACGCGGTAAAAGCAAACTTTGACATTTTAAACTTTGAAAAAGTGGAAATGAAAAACTTTACCAATGACAGAGACAAGGCTGTTATTACATATGACCTTGATTTTAAGACCAATAATTTTTCTAAAAAAGCAGGAAACAGCCTTTTATTCAGATCTGTACCCATTTTTTCTGATGTTGTTTATAAGACAGATGAGAACCGTGAACTTCCTTTTGAAGTCAATATGTCCTTTGAAGATGAATATGAAATTGCTTTTATTCTTCCTATGGGCTATAAAATTGATGAAACTCCGGATAATTCAAACATCACTTCTGAATTTGGTTCCTATAAGCTAAGCTTTGTAAAAAATGATAATCAGATAAAAGTAACAAGAAAAATGCAGATCAATAAAGGTCTGTACCCAAAAGAAAAATACAATGACTACATCAATTTCAGAAAAAAAATTCTGAACATGGATAATTCAAAAATTTTAATAACAAAAATATAA
- a CDS encoding diacylglycerol/lipid kinase family protein has protein sequence MLPDQEAFFNFAVMEKVAFIINPFSAKKNYQPFLNELKTKVNNPLYYVSESIPGTDEFIQSHFEEVDIFVAIGGDGTISTVAKNLINTEKILAIFPAGSGNGFSNETQFSKNLDELLEKIRIKNSRKIDTFTVNDRLSINVSGTGFDGKVVKEFEKTTRGFKNYIKVSLKTFFNYKPIKVKFFDEEYQQYNGRYLMMNIANTRQFGNNAYIAPKASKSDGLVDMVLVKKFPLTYSALFAFRMFTKRLKDDEYVTYLPVSEISFKVNTKNWHLDGEFNKIKSPVHVKVQPASLSILI, from the coding sequence ATGCTTCCAGATCAGGAAGCATTTTTTAATTTTGCGGTAATGGAAAAAGTAGCTTTTATTATCAACCCTTTTTCGGCCAAAAAAAACTATCAGCCGTTTTTGAACGAACTTAAAACAAAGGTTAACAACCCGTTGTATTATGTATCAGAATCTATTCCTGGAACAGATGAGTTTATTCAGTCTCATTTTGAAGAAGTAGATATTTTTGTGGCAATAGGAGGGGATGGTACAATTTCTACCGTAGCCAAAAATCTGATTAATACAGAAAAAATTCTGGCTATTTTTCCGGCTGGTTCAGGAAACGGATTTTCCAATGAAACCCAGTTCAGTAAAAATCTGGATGAACTTTTAGAAAAAATAAGAATCAAAAATTCCAGAAAGATTGATACTTTTACAGTGAATGACAGGCTTTCTATCAATGTTTCAGGAACAGGATTTGACGGTAAAGTTGTCAAGGAATTTGAAAAAACAACCCGTGGATTCAAAAATTATATCAAAGTTTCTTTAAAAACTTTCTTCAACTACAAACCCATCAAGGTGAAGTTTTTTGACGAAGAATATCAGCAGTACAACGGAAGATATCTGATGATGAATATTGCCAATACCCGCCAGTTTGGAAACAACGCTTACATTGCTCCGAAAGCAAGCAAAAGTGATGGTTTGGTGGATATGGTTTTGGTAAAGAAGTTTCCTCTGACCTATTCTGCGCTGTTTGCTTTCAGAATGTTCACCAAAAGACTGAAAGATGATGAATATGTCACTTATCTCCCGGTTTCTGAAATATCATTTAAAGTCAATACCAAAAACTGGCATCTGGACGGTGAATTCAATAAAATCAAATCACCAGTTCATGTTAAAGTACAGCCGGCAAGCTTAAGTATTTTGATTTAA
- the gyrB gene encoding DNA topoisomerase (ATP-hydrolyzing) subunit B: MSQKQYTASSIQALEGMEHVRMRPSMYIGDVGTRGLHHLVYEVVDNSIDEALAGYCDTIFVSIKEGNGIEVSDNGRGIPVDFHEKEQKSALEVVMTKIGAGGKFDKDSYKVSGGLHGVGVSCVNALSNEMVTTVYRDGNVYQQIYSKGKAQTQVEEIGHSDKRGTKQFFQPDDTIFTELIYNYDTLASRLRELSYLNKGITITLTDEREKLEDGSFRSEIFHSQGGLKEFVAYIDGSRESIMEHVIFMEGERDDIPVEVAMRYNTSFNENLHSYVNNINTHEGGTHLAGFRRALTRTLKKYADELGLPAKEKVEITGDDFREGLTAVISVKVMEPQFEGQTKTKLGNSEVSGAVDKIVGEMLTNFLEENPNEAKIIVQKVVLAAKARQAAKKAREMVQRKSPMGGSGLPGKLSDCSSKDPAESELFLVEGDSAGGTAKQGRDRHFQAILPLRGKILNVEKSMLHKVYDNEEIRNIYTALGVSVGTEEDSKALNMAKLRYHKVVIMTDADIDGSHISTLILTFFFRYMKELIENGYIYIAQPPLYLLKRGNKKVYAYNEKEREEFTLEMSPDGKGVEVQRYKGLGEMNPEQLWETTLNPEHRILKQVTIDNAVEADSVFSMLMGDEVPPRREFIEKNAKYAKIDA, from the coding sequence ATGAGTCAAAAACAATATACAGCTAGTAGTATTCAGGCATTGGAAGGAATGGAGCACGTTCGTATGCGTCCTTCAATGTACATTGGTGATGTAGGAACAAGAGGTCTTCACCATTTGGTTTATGAAGTAGTAGATAACTCTATTGACGAGGCATTGGCAGGATACTGCGACACAATCTTCGTTAGCATTAAGGAAGGAAACGGAATTGAAGTAAGTGATAACGGTAGAGGTATCCCGGTTGATTTCCACGAAAAAGAGCAGAAATCAGCCCTTGAAGTTGTAATGACAAAAATTGGAGCCGGAGGTAAGTTTGATAAAGACTCTTACAAAGTTTCAGGAGGTCTTCACGGAGTTGGGGTATCATGTGTGAATGCACTTTCCAATGAAATGGTTACTACTGTTTACAGAGACGGGAATGTTTATCAACAAATCTATTCTAAAGGAAAAGCACAGACTCAGGTTGAGGAGATCGGACATAGTGATAAAAGAGGAACAAAGCAGTTTTTCCAGCCGGATGATACCATTTTTACGGAACTGATTTACAACTATGATACATTAGCAAGCCGTTTAAGAGAACTTTCTTACCTTAATAAAGGAATTACAATTACACTTACTGATGAAAGAGAAAAACTGGAAGATGGTTCTTTCCGTTCAGAAATTTTTCATTCTCAGGGAGGATTGAAAGAATTTGTTGCTTATATCGATGGTAGCCGTGAATCTATTATGGAACATGTGATTTTCATGGAAGGCGAAAGAGATGATATTCCTGTTGAGGTGGCGATGCGTTATAATACGTCATTCAACGAAAATCTTCACTCTTATGTTAATAATATTAATACCCACGAAGGAGGTACTCACCTTGCAGGTTTCAGAAGAGCTTTAACAAGAACTTTAAAGAAATACGCAGATGAATTGGGACTTCCTGCAAAAGAAAAAGTAGAAATTACGGGTGATGACTTCCGTGAAGGATTAACAGCTGTAATTTCTGTAAAAGTAATGGAGCCTCAGTTTGAAGGGCAGACCAAAACAAAATTAGGAAACTCTGAAGTTTCTGGTGCTGTTGATAAGATTGTAGGGGAAATGCTTACAAACTTCCTGGAAGAAAATCCTAATGAAGCGAAGATAATCGTTCAAAAAGTTGTTTTAGCTGCCAAAGCAAGACAAGCTGCGAAAAAAGCCCGTGAAATGGTTCAGAGAAAATCTCCGATGGGAGGTTCTGGTCTTCCCGGAAAACTTTCTGACTGTTCATCCAAAGACCCGGCTGAATCTGAACTTTTCCTTGTAGAGGGAGATTCCGCAGGTGGAACAGCTAAACAGGGAAGAGACAGACACTTCCAGGCTATTCTTCCTTTAAGAGGTAAAATTTTGAACGTAGAGAAATCTATGCTTCATAAAGTATATGACAACGAGGAAATCAGAAATATCTATACCGCTCTTGGAGTATCTGTAGGTACTGAAGAAGATAGCAAAGCTTTGAATATGGCGAAGCTTAGATATCATAAAGTTGTGATTATGACCGATGCTGATATCGATGGTTCTCACATCTCTACTCTGATTCTTACTTTCTTCTTCAGATATATGAAGGAACTTATTGAGAACGGATATATTTATATTGCTCAACCGCCTTTATACCTGTTAAAGAGAGGTAATAAAAAAGTGTATGCATACAATGAAAAAGAACGTGAAGAGTTTACTTTAGAAATGTCTCCAGACGGAAAAGGGGTAGAAGTACAACGTTACAAAGGTCTTGGGGAAATGAACCCTGAACAGCTTTGGGAAACAACCCTGAATCCTGAACACAGAATTCTGAAACAGGTAACTATTGATAATGCAGTGGAAGCAGACAGTGTTTTCTCAATGTTAATGGGAGATGAGGTTCCGCCGAGAAGAGAGTTTATCGAGAAAAATGCGAAATATGCAAAAATTGATGCATAA
- a CDS encoding cytochrome ubiquinol oxidase subunit I codes for MDDFIAARAQMALSLGFHIIFSCVGMVMPFLMAFAHWKYLKTNNEVYKGLTKAWSKGVAILFATGAVSGTMLSFELGLLWPGFMKHAGPIFGMPFSLEGTAFFIEAIAIGFFLYGWEKFNKWFHWFCGFLVGVSGLASGILVVAANSWMNSPTGFDYINGQYLNIDPIKAMFNDAWFPQALHMTVAAFCATGFAVAGVHAFMIMRKRNIEFHTKAFRIAVGFALIGAFGAPLSGDVAAKSVAERQPIKLAAMEAHFETEKGASFIIGGIPDEEKEEVKYAVKIPKVLSFLVSNDFNAEVKGLKDFPRDEWPPIAVVHYAFQIMIFFGVVMIGIGVIYLYSFFFRKEWLSKNWLLKTFLIATPFGYIALEAGWTVTEVGRQPWIIYGVMRTIDAVTPMPGIQYSFYFFTAIFISLSMILIFLLRRQIQMVPKLYDPTDPQFNDKNKKS; via the coding sequence ATGGATGATTTTATTGCTGCCCGTGCCCAGATGGCACTTTCTCTGGGCTTTCATATCATATTCTCCTGTGTGGGTATGGTGATGCCTTTTCTTATGGCTTTTGCCCATTGGAAATACCTAAAAACCAATAATGAAGTTTATAAAGGTCTTACAAAGGCATGGAGCAAAGGAGTAGCCATCCTTTTTGCTACCGGAGCTGTTTCAGGAACAATGCTTTCTTTTGAGCTGGGGCTTTTATGGCCTGGTTTTATGAAACATGCCGGCCCTATTTTCGGAATGCCTTTTTCACTTGAGGGAACCGCCTTTTTCATAGAAGCTATCGCCATCGGGTTCTTTTTATATGGCTGGGAAAAATTCAACAAATGGTTTCACTGGTTCTGCGGATTTCTTGTAGGAGTAAGCGGACTTGCTTCCGGAATTCTGGTAGTGGCAGCCAACTCATGGATGAATTCTCCAACAGGTTTTGATTATATTAATGGACAGTATCTTAATATAGATCCTATCAAAGCGATGTTCAACGATGCATGGTTTCCGCAGGCTCTTCATATGACTGTTGCTGCATTTTGTGCCACAGGGTTTGCCGTAGCCGGAGTTCATGCCTTTATGATCATGCGAAAAAGAAATATTGAATTTCATACCAAAGCATTTAGAATTGCAGTAGGTTTCGCCCTTATCGGAGCATTCGGAGCACCTTTAAGCGGTGATGTTGCGGCAAAATCAGTAGCGGAAAGGCAACCGATAAAACTGGCTGCTATGGAAGCTCATTTTGAAACTGAAAAAGGAGCTTCATTTATCATCGGGGGAATTCCTGATGAAGAAAAAGAAGAAGTAAAATACGCTGTGAAAATCCCGAAGGTTTTAAGTTTCCTGGTGAGTAATGATTTCAATGCTGAAGTAAAGGGTCTTAAAGATTTTCCGAGAGATGAATGGCCTCCGATTGCAGTTGTTCATTATGCTTTTCAGATCATGATCTTTTTCGGAGTGGTCATGATTGGTATTGGGGTTATTTATTTATATTCTTTTTTCTTCAGAAAAGAATGGCTGAGTAAAAACTGGCTGTTAAAGACCTTCTTAATAGCAACGCCTTTTGGATATATTGCGCTGGAAGCGGGATGGACAGTAACAGAAGTGGGAAGACAGCCATGGATCATTTATGGAGTGATGAGAACAATAGATGCGGTAACCCCAATGCCTGGAATACAGTATTCATTCTATTTCTTTACGGCAATTTTCATATCATTATCAATGATTCTTATCTTTCTTTTAAGAAGACAGATTCAAATGGTACCGAAACTTTACGATCCTACCGACCCTCAGTTTAACGATAAAAACAAAAAATCATGA
- a CDS encoding DUF5684 domain-containing protein — protein sequence MLTLLQTDPYNGADAVSGATAAGLGLGTMFFGLLCYIFYGYCMYKIFQKAGRQDAWAAFIPIYNSIVLLEIVKKPIWWIILFFIPLVNIYAFWVVYDRLAKGFAKETPLYTILILLFGFIFIPVLGLGSDQYDSKLVPND from the coding sequence ATGTTAACTCTTTTACAAACAGACCCTTATAATGGGGCAGATGCAGTGTCTGGTGCAACCGCTGCAGGATTAGGACTCGGAACAATGTTCTTCGGTCTATTATGCTATATATTCTATGGATATTGCATGTACAAAATCTTTCAGAAGGCAGGAAGACAAGATGCCTGGGCCGCTTTTATCCCGATTTATAATTCAATAGTATTGCTGGAAATAGTGAAAAAACCAATATGGTGGATCATTCTTTTCTTTATTCCGTTGGTAAACATCTATGCATTTTGGGTTGTATATGACAGACTTGCTAAAGGTTTTGCCAAAGAAACTCCTCTGTACACTATTCTGATTCTCCTTTTCGGATTTATCTTTATTCCTGTACTGGGACTTGGAAGTGATCAGTATGATAGTAAACTGGTTCCAAATGATTAA